A single Elaeis guineensis isolate ETL-2024a chromosome 15, EG11, whole genome shotgun sequence DNA region contains:
- the LOC105058732 gene encoding LOW QUALITY PROTEIN: serine/threonine-protein kinase BLUS1 (The sequence of the model RefSeq protein was modified relative to this genomic sequence to represent the inferred CDS: inserted 3 bases in 3 codons) produces MELELEKRFPANPKDYKLCEEIGEGVSATVYRALCIPLNETVAIKVLDLEKCNNDLDGIRHEVQTMSLINHPNVLRAHCSFTANHNLWVVMPYMAGGSALHIMKSAYPEGFEEPVIATLLREVLKALIYLHSHGHIHRDVKAGNILIDVNGAVKLADFGVSACMFDTGDRQRSRNTFVGTPCWMAPEVMQQLHGYDFKADIWSFGITALELAHGHAPFSKYPPMKVLLMTLQNVPPGLDYEXDKRFSKSFKEMVATCLVKDPKKRPTSQKLLKHPFFKHAHSNEYLARTILDDRSPLGDRFRALKGKEANFFLQNKPVSADKEQLSQKEYIRGISAWNFNLEDLKTQAALIESSDDILHSEDADNNHKLKDGFDGVDFSREVLLSERVNHSSATTSREGGLVDLQDLDGPFASAFPIQPLQALKVCFDVCEDDTSATSADWKGQSNSESILPLQQSLLAEDVRLRKCNGENMERNSSVPTNIDILGHQKFSSGXLLPEHVLSPYRNNTGESDGDDLQLKYQPERNHSGPLLHRQMKDPHNVSAFSHEESSKGKVVQCKGRFKVTSADAGPKVAPPANYMINPVGGEPKKSTVHAASLLQMLQFLLQXNAMQKEQLITLIKCVEQASGCQTSVSDVGTSDLSQLSLASSRETELQAYLAHLQLSIGKLSEEVQRLKLKNVQLEQQINALYEERKNTGMTLSPKKKLQHRISRGT; encoded by the exons ATGGAACTTGAACTTGAGAAGAGATTTCCAGCTAATCCTAAAGATTACAAGTTGTGCGAGGAAATTGGAGAAGGTGTCAGTGCCACTGTATACAGGGCTCTCTGTATTCCGCTTAATGAAACAGTTGCTATCAAGGTTCTTGACCTTGAGAAGTGCAATAATGACCTG GATGGAATAAGGCATGAAGTACAAACCATGAGCTTGATCAATCATCCAAATGTCCTACGTGCTCATTGCTCTTTCACAGCAAATCACAACCTATGGGTTGTGATGCCATACATGGCTGGTGGATCTGCCCTTCATATAATGAAATCTGCTTATCCAGAAGGTTTTGAGGAGCCAGTTATTGCAACCCTTTTACGTGAAGTTCTTAAAGCTCTTATTTATCTCCATTCTCATGGGCATATCCACAGAGATGTGAAG GCTGGGAATATCTTAATTGATGTTAATGGAGCTGTTAAGCTAGCAGACTTTGGGGTCTCAGCTTGCATGTTTGATACTGGAGATAGGCAACGGTCAAGAAATACCTTTGTTGGGACTCCTTGCTG GATGGCTCCTGAAGTAATGCAGCAGCTACATGGATATGATTTTAA AGCAGATATTTGGTCGTTTGGCATAACTGCACTAGAACTTGCCCATGGTCATGCTCCATTTTCCAAGTATCCTCCAATGAAG GTGTTGCTTATGACCTTACAAAATGTGCCTCCAGGTCTTGACTATG AGGACAAAAGATTCTCAAAG TCCTTCAAAGAGATGGTAGCTACCTGCTTAGTGAAGGATCCAAAGAAGCGTCCCACTTCACAAAAGCTTTTGAAGCATCCTTTCTTCAAGCATGCTCATTCAAATGAATATCTTGCACGGACTATTCTTGATGACCGGTCTCCACTTGGTGATCGTTTTAGGGCATTGAAG GGAAAAGAGGCCAATTTTTTCCTACAGAATAAGCCTGTATCTGCTGATAAGGAACAATTGTCACAG AAAGAGTACATACGTGGAATCAGCGCTTGGAACTTCAATCTGGAGGACTTAAAAACTCAGGCTGCTCTT ATTGAGTCTTCAGATGACATACTCCACTCAGAAGATGCAGATAATAACCACAAgcttaaggatggctttgatgGTGTTGATTTTTCACGGGAGGTTTTGTTATCTGAAAGGGTTAACCACTCCAGCGCCACAACTTCTAGGGAG GGCGGACTAGTAGATCTTCAAGATTTGGATGGTCCATTTGCTTCCGCATTTCCTATTCAACCTCTTCAGGCACTCAA AGTTTGTTTTGATGTTTGTGAGGATGATACAAGTGCTACCAGTGCTGATTGGAAGGGGCAGTCAAATTCAGAGTCCATACTCCCTTTGCAGCAGTCATTACTGGCAGAAGATGTCAGATTGCGCAAGTGTAATGGTGAAAATATGGAAAGAAATAGTTCTGTACCAACAAATATCGACATTCTTGGGCACCAGAAATTCTCAAGTG CCCTTTTACCAGAGCATGTTCTTTCTCCTTATAGAAACAATACAGGGGAGAGTGATGG GGATGATTTACAGCTGAAATATCAGCCTGAAAGGAACCATAGTGGTCCCCTGTTACACCGTCAAATGAAAGATCCACATAATGTATCCG CGTTTTCTCATGAGGAATCATCAAAAGGAAAAGTTGTCCAGTGTAAGGGGCGGTTCAAGGTTACATCTGCTGATGCTGGTCCCAAG GTAGCTCCACCAGCAAACTACATGATCAATCCAGTAGGTGGAGAACCAAAAAAATCTACAGTACATGCTGCTTCACTTCTTCAAATGTTGCAATTTTTATTGC CAAATGCTATGCAAAAG GAACAACTGATTACATTGATCAAGTGTGTGGAGCAAGCATCTG GTTGTCAAACAAGTGTTTCTGATGTAGGCACTAGTGATTTATCACAG CTATCTCTAGCTTCTAGTAGGGAGACGGAACTGCAGGCTTATCTGGCCCATCTGCAACTAAG CATTGGAAAACTTTCTGAAGAGGTGCAAAGGTTAAAGTTGAAAAATGTTCAG CTAGAACAACAAATCAATGCTTTGTATGAGGAGAGGAAAAACACAGGGATGACATTATCACCAAAGAAGAAGCTGCAACACAGGATTTCTCGTGGAACTTGA